The region tatttcaatatcgGTGATCGATAAAGTGCCGACGCGCCGATTCCTAGACCATTTCACAATCGAAACCAGTCGTCGGATAAAAGCTCCCCGGACGTTCTTATCTAGCTTTAGAGTGAAACTTGCGGTAAACTATTGGCATGCCTCTGGAAAGAAGTATCGACAATAAACCCTGGACTTTTATTCTTCGTGCATACTCACTCTTCTTTCCACCCTCGAGGATCGGACTCGGCGGGGTAAagcaatgaatctgagacgcgGAATCAAACGTCGGTCCCGAACATAGAATTACGCTTGAAGTTCGCGTCGGGTGATAGGAGATTTATAAAATGCAAACTGCAATAACTTCGGCGTTATCTAATTTAAAACAGCGAGCCTTTGGAGTAAAAAGTTTTCGACCAACCACCCGAGCGCCCCGTACGTTCGTCGAATTTCTTTTCGAATCGGGCTGCGGCGGCGTTTAAAGCTAGGTGGTGCTTTTAGACGTTGCTTTTCGCCTGTGTTAACGCTTATTCACTTTAGCCGCTTAGTATACCCTGTACACCTTGATCCTCCGCCATGGCCCGAATTGCTGTTTCCTTCTATTTGCGCCCGGTAATTACTCGACGCTGCACCACGGCGAAACTTTGGAGCTTGTATTTCACGTCGGGAAAACTAGTCCGACACCGAGCATCGTCATATTTATCTTGTAGATACACCTCGGCGTGAATCCAGAGCTTTCCTATCTCCACTCACGCTCAACGTTGGTACATTCTGTCAGATGCAGCTCTTGAAAATGACGCCGTGTTATACTTACCTTCACGCTTTTATGATAACCACCTCTTACTGCCTGTGATATTTACGCAACTTCGTATCTATATCTTTGCATAGAGCTTTCGTTTGggttttcttacttttttcgtctcaaatattcaaaagtaTAATTCTTATTTACACATTATGCAACGAAATTTGCCGCTTTTAGCGATCCTGCGTAAGTTTTTACCCCTGGATACAAATTCAGTCGGGTTGTAGTTGTTTTCTGGAAAGCCTTACAGTTGgtcgaattaaaaaagaaaatattttatcacaaGAGTTAAGAGACTATTGAAACCTGACTTGAAACCTGAATTGAAACCTGATCAAcattttacacaaattttttatgacgACGATTACTGTTTTTTACCCCGAAGAGTCAGGTTTCTTGCGAGCGAATTCGCATTTTCTCCCGAATCTTGTCAAAGTTAACGCAATTGTACAACGAGTTCCCTAAAATCCACGTAATACgttgactgaaaaattttcaattaaaaatcgtATTTCAGCTACTGCGAGAAGCCTGACAACGAATCAGAGATGGGTGGAATACCTCACGTGGAAGGTGGGCTGAACAGCGACCTTTACGCGGTTCCAGTAAAACGTCGTCAGCCAAAAGACCACAAAGACCAGAAGGACTTGCCGCTGCAACCGAGCACGGAGAAGCTGCCAGCGTCCGAGGACATCGACGCGGTTGACTCCGAGGACAAAGACGAGAATCTCCCGCCGGGATGGGAGAAGCACGAAGGTCGGTACCACCCAGGGCCGGCCGAAATCTCCGGGCTATTACCGTCCCATTAATTGGTAACACTTACGAATTGCTTTCAGACAACGACGGCCCGTATTATTGGCACATAAAAAGCGGCACCATCCAAAGAGAACCACCCGAGGCTCCTCTGCCTTCGAAATCAGACTCTCGCAGAAGTTTAGTTAAGGATAACGATAGTGtaagtttaatttttacacttaATGAAGTTTGACTTTACTGGTAATGGAAGCGGTGGCCGTTAACAACGTTACGAATACTTTATTCAgataaacaattttcactCGATCGGCGGAATGGTGAACACGGTCACCCGCAGCAACACAAGCTCTGCCCTTGATCAGGATCTGGAGAACAAGAGGAAAGAGGATCTAGCTCTCAAGTAGGTTTCGCTTCTCGAAGTGGATACGACGGCTGAAAGAGTGGATGAATTTTGAGAACTTAAAGCTCGACGACTAATTATTCCATTCGATTGTTTGTctgtttcattaaaaaatacgcAGATCGGACTTGAGttgcgtacattttttttatgtatgtataccaCCTCCCTCGGTGACATGTTTTGCATCACCCGCACTACTTCTGCTAAAAAAACAACTTTATTGTTGGATAGTTTGCCCTCTTCGCTGCATCCTActtatttctttaattatcatatttttttagtctgttaaatttttaaaaaaactggtcaaatttgaaataaaactcGAACTTCAAATCGAAACGGTTGGCATTctgttggaaaaatgaaaaacaatagTTTGGATATAGTAGAAAATGAATTCCCAAAAATCGTCTATTCCTTCAGCCATTTACTCGTGTACTACACATACCCCCTCAAGTCGTGTCGATTCACTAGAATCCCGCATCGTCAACCCCTCACCGCCACCATTTTATTGTAGCcaataatttacaaaagtTTCAATCTGCCCCATCAAAGGCGGAGGAGTTACCCAGCTCGCGTCGACACCGAGAGCAGAGACAGGCCAATAAGGTTTGCGGTCCGTTCGTTGGGGTGGGTCGAGGTGGCCGAAGAGGATCTGACCCCGGAGCGAAGTAGCAAAGCCGTCAACAAGTGCATCGTCGATTTGTCACTGGGGAGGAACGATCTGCTGGACGTTGTCGGAAGATGGGGAGACGTGAGTGTGCGGATAGACCTTTTCGGCATTCGTCTTGTATGCTTTTTTCCTCCGGCCGCTTTCATTCATACACCCCGTTTTGACCTCCTCAGGGAAAAGACTTGTTTATGGACTTGGACGAGGGTGCGCTTAAGCTAATAGATCCGGAAAACCTGACGGTACTCAATACTCAGCCCATTCATACGATCAGAGTGTGGGGCGTTGGAAGAGACAATGGACGGTGAGTACCAATCTGCCGATCATTATTACAAAGTGATAAATCTTCAATTGTCAATGCGTTTTAACGTCGACCTGAACaatcgatgattttcgccACTTTATCGGGAAATTACATTTATTCGGAATCTCTTTGTTCCATACAATTCTGTCGCATGGAAGCCGGAGTATCGATCAGTAATCGGTGTACAAATGTAACCATTTCTGTGCTTGATAGCGCTCGGGTTTAGATACTCGTTTCGTTTACATTATAATCGCCTGTGTCGCGGTCGATCGCATTAAGTTtttgtatacatttataatcACTTGCTACGTAAttcggaaggatcattaacttCGATGTTTCTTCCATGTCTGCCTTTGACGCGGATGGACACAACAGCGAAAGGTAATTCAAATACTTGAACCTGCATCGACACAGACTTTTCAGAAAACTGCATGGAACTGCTATTCTCCTGTCTTGCAAACCGAGCTGGATTTAGAGAAACAGAACAAAGCATTAACCCACAAACATAGAAACAATTTACTGCATTTTGGTGAACACACGGAAACGGAGCCACATCCGTCCAGACTATAAATCATTACTGCATCGTGCTTTGCACTAAttaaatcaataatatacacGGCCGAGATCTTCGAGACTTACTCGATTTTCCGGCTCGAATCATGTAGCAACGCCTTGTGACATGGAGAAGTTTTAATCgcatttttctctatttctcaAACCTAGGGACTTTGCGTACGTCGCCAGAGACAGATCGACGCGAAGACACATGTGTCACGTGTTTCGTTGCGACATGCCGGCACGCACGATCGCCAACACCCTTCGCGATATTTGCAAGAAGATTATGATCGAGAGATCGCTTCATCAGAATCTTGCTAAGCCAGTTGATATTAACGGGAGAACGAGTTTGGCAACTAGACCGACTAATCTTCCTACGGAACATAGACGATTCCACAGAAATGGTCAGGCCCTAGTCAGTAAGTattatagttattttttttttttatcatgtcTCTGCAGAAGCTACCTCAAAATCTAATCGTTTTGTATTTGTACCTGCTGATTTATGTGaattatcgaaaaaacaaCTGTTCGCACGAATAGTTCTCGTACGTGAGGAGATTTCTTAGGTCAGAGCAGTAGAAAATGACGATTTTATTGTTGCTATACGGCTAAACTAATGAacggaataaaatgaaacaaaatgcattcgaaatctgaaaattttcgctttatgactggaagaaaatttcaattgtctTAAAAATTAACTCCTGTACGTCGCGTCGATTCAAGTGGAGCTTTTCAGAAACGATTAGTAAAATGGGAAACACGTTTGTAGGCGAACGGAATATCCGAAATACTAGAACCAAAACTTTTTAGAATCGTCGGTGTATCCTCTGAGGTCCTGTGTGacgaatttattatttgactctttgtttttgaaaaattaataaaaacgtTCCCGAcagtctaaaaaaaaaaacacgacttccgatgaaaaaaattacagctaagccaaatttcaaattcaagtaAATCCGATCCGCAGTAGCTTAGAGGATATATTGACGATTCTTAAAAGCCTTTGTTTTTGTGTTTAGGATTTTCTGTTCGGCTGTAAAAGTGGTTCCCGTTTTCCTAATCGTTTTCTATAGATCTCCACTTGAACTGACGCGACGTATAgaagttaatttttaaaatatttgaaattttgtttttttttttctcacgtgaAAATTTGCAGCTTTCAAAtgcattttgtttcattctatTCCGTCCATTAGTCTCGCCACAACGAACGAATAAGATTATCATTTTCTACTGATCCTACCCTAGGAACTCCCTCAAAAAGAACGTGATAAAACTTACGCTTCAAGAAGAACTTTTAATTGGCGTGAAAATTCATCTTGCTACACAACACTATCCCGATATcaaagaataaattataaatataaaaatgtatgcaaatatgtcgataaattTTAGACTTATTCTTTCTGTGCCGATTTCTTTTTCAGCACAATCTTTCCCGACGCCAATGGAAGAGCCGAAGAAAGTATTAAGAGCACAATACCTAGGCTCGATGCAAGTTTCGCAAGCCAGCGGTATGGACGTGTTGAATGACGCGATAGATCATATGGTAACAAACACGCCGAATGATCAGTGGCGAAATGTTAACGTTGCAGTGGCACCGAGCATGATATCCATACTGACGCCAAATGTGagcaatcaatttttttctcgcataAAGTAGGAGCTCGATTATCCGAACCATGACTTGATTTATCCGCACCTTGGTTCCaaaaatacattcttgtacgGTTTTGCGAGAACCGCACGTCTTCGAGTAAGCTCAAGCGCGTTTCTCGGTCTTCCGATCTGTGGATTCAAATTTGTCTTGTATGTGGTATCAATTcctaagataaaaattgcttTTCGGTTATCCGAACCAGGCTCGGCCCCAATTAGTTCGAATAATCGAGGTTCAACCgtaacaatgaatattcaacTTTGCACGATCATTAATTGACGGAAATTTTACCGTCGAACAGGACGACAAGCTCATAACCGAATGTCGAGTTCGTTACCTGTCCTTTTTGGGGATCGGCCGCAACGTGAAACAGTGTGCCTTCATAATGCATACGGCTCAGGACATTTTTATCGCACACGTATTCAACTGCGAACCGAGTAGCGGAGCGCTGTGCAAAACTATCGAGGCTGCTTGCAAGGTAGGTCATAAATTCGTCAAGAATCGCTTGACGCTCTTGATGCGATTGTCGCAACTCATCCCCCGATTCCAACCACAGTTGAGGTACCAGAAATGCCTAGACGCTCATCCCCAAGGATTCAGGAATGCAACCAGCCTAAACACTCCTGGAGGACGG is a window of Neodiprion fabricii isolate iyNeoFabr1 chromosome 6, iyNeoFabr1.1, whole genome shotgun sequence DNA encoding:
- the LOC124185513 gene encoding protein Fe65 homolog isoform X2 — protein: MLLCGELLSGSFVTAGAASVGPTGRGLWLPGCLRATSPRLISPYLPLLAELLATSYYTMALTQAQQNNLDNHPSADNLDLDGHDIDEDVFLAQKLENGLLSFENPNYHLDPARLDDALNSNSGSSLYDELYQELVGGGEVTGGGGGDGGVTRVQARRTYAALDLGSMGVDVTQGPLTQESGEDAADNTDNHNLRYSNEGVAEESTLVDDTLNGNPHVHVLDRADRSKGPTLPPQVSASSLTDSVGSIRCTRGPDQTERANATLRDYCEKPDNESEMGGIPHVEGGLNSDLYAVPVKRRQPKDHKDQKDLPLQPSTEKLPASEDIDAVDSEDKDENLPPGWEKHEDNDGPYYWHIKSGTIQREPPEAPLPSKSDSRRSLVKDNDSINNFHSIGGMVNTVTRSNTSSALDQDLENKRKEDLALKRRSYPARVDTESRDRPIRFAVRSLGWVEVAEEDLTPERSSKAVNKCIVDLSLGRNDLLDVVGRWGDGKDLFMDLDEGALKLIDPENLTVLNTQPIHTIRVWGVGRDNGRDFAYVARDRSTRRHMCHVFRCDMPARTIANTLRDICKKIMIERSLHQNLAKPVDINGRTSLATRPTNLPTEHRRFHRNGQALVTQSFPTPMEEPKKVLRAQYLGSMQVSQASGMDVLNDAIDHMVTNTPNDQWRNVNVAVAPSMISILTPNDDKLITECRVRYLSFLGIGRNVKQCAFIMHTAQDIFIAHVFNCEPSSGALCKTIEAACKLRYQKCLDAHPQGFRNATSLNTPGGRGLGATLKSLVGSLTGRRNKQGES
- the LOC124185513 gene encoding protein Fe65 homolog isoform X6, whose amino-acid sequence is MNCWLGYYHGGRENGLLSFENPNYHLDPARLDDALNSNSGSSLYDELYQELVGGGEVTGGGGGDGGVTRVQARRTYAALDLGSMGVDVTQGPLTQESGEDAADNTDNHNLRYSNEGVAEESTLVDDTLNGNPHVHVLDRADRSKGPTLPPQVSASSLTDSVGSIRCTRGPDQTERANATLRDYCEKPDNESEMGGIPHVEGGLNSDLYAVPVKRRQPKDHKDQKDLPLQPSTEKLPASEDIDAVDSEDKDENLPPGWEKHEDNDGPYYWHIKSGTIQREPPEAPLPSKSDSRRSLVKDNDSINNFHSIGGMVNTVTRSNTSSALDQDLENKRKEDLALKRRSYPARVDTESRDRPIRFAVRSLGWVEVAEEDLTPERSSKAVNKCIVDLSLGRNDLLDVVGRWGDGKDLFMDLDEGALKLIDPENLTVLNTQPIHTIRVWGVGRDNGRERDFAYVARDRSTRRHMCHVFRCDMPARTIANTLRDICKKIMIERSLHQNLAKPVDINGRTSLATRPTNLPTEHRRFHRNGQALVTQSFPTPMEEPKKVLRAQYLGSMQVSQASGMDVLNDAIDHMVTNTPNDQWRNVNVAVAPSMISILTPNDDKLITECRVRYLSFLGIGRNVKQCAFIMHTAQDIFIAHVFNCEPSSGALCKTIEAACKLRYQKCLDAHPQGFRNATSLNTPGGRGLGATLKSLVGSLTGRRNKQGES
- the LOC124185513 gene encoding protein Fe65 homolog isoform X5 — protein: MDVLYRCLYRVVFAAVNVLRSIKNGLLSFENPNYHLDPARLDDALNSNSGSSLYDELYQELVGGGEVTGGGGGDGGVTRVQARRTYAALDLGSMGVDVTQGPLTQESGEDAADNTDNHNLRYSNEGVAEESTLVDDTLNGNPHVHVLDRADRSKGPTLPPQVSASSLTDSVGSIRCTRGPDQTERANATLRDYCEKPDNESEMGGIPHVEGGLNSDLYAVPVKRRQPKDHKDQKDLPLQPSTEKLPASEDIDAVDSEDKDENLPPGWEKHEDNDGPYYWHIKSGTIQREPPEAPLPSKSDSRRSLVKDNDSINNFHSIGGMVNTVTRSNTSSALDQDLENKRKEDLALKRRSYPARVDTESRDRPIRFAVRSLGWVEVAEEDLTPERSSKAVNKCIVDLSLGRNDLLDVVGRWGDGKDLFMDLDEGALKLIDPENLTVLNTQPIHTIRVWGVGRDNGRERDFAYVARDRSTRRHMCHVFRCDMPARTIANTLRDICKKIMIERSLHQNLAKPVDINGRTSLATRPTNLPTEHRRFHRNGQALVTQSFPTPMEEPKKVLRAQYLGSMQVSQASGMDVLNDAIDHMVTNTPNDQWRNVNVAVAPSMISILTPNDDKLITECRVRYLSFLGIGRNVKQCAFIMHTAQDIFIAHVFNCEPSSGALCKTIEAACKLRYQKCLDAHPQGFRNATSLNTPGGRGLGATLKSLVGSLTGRRNKQGES
- the LOC124185513 gene encoding protein Fe65 homolog isoform X4, producing the protein MLLCGELLSGSFVTAGAASVGPTGRGLWLPGCLRATSPRLISPYLPLLAELLATSYYTMALTQAQQNNLDNHPSADNLDLDGHDIDEDVFLAQKLENGLLSFENPNYHLDPARLDDALNSNSGSSLYDELYQELVGGGEVTGGGGGDGGVTRVQARRTYAALDLGSMGVDVTQGPLTQESGEDAADNTDNHNLSYCEKPDNESEMGGIPHVEGGLNSDLYAVPVKRRQPKDHKDQKDLPLQPSTEKLPASEDIDAVDSEDKDENLPPGWEKHEDNDGPYYWHIKSGTIQREPPEAPLPSKSDSRRSLVKDNDSINNFHSIGGMVNTVTRSNTSSALDQDLENKRKEDLALKRRSYPARVDTESRDRPIRFAVRSLGWVEVAEEDLTPERSSKAVNKCIVDLSLGRNDLLDVVGRWGDGKDLFMDLDEGALKLIDPENLTVLNTQPIHTIRVWGVGRDNGRERDFAYVARDRSTRRHMCHVFRCDMPARTIANTLRDICKKIMIERSLHQNLAKPVDINGRTSLATRPTNLPTEHRRFHRNGQALVTQSFPTPMEEPKKVLRAQYLGSMQVSQASGMDVLNDAIDHMVTNTPNDQWRNVNVAVAPSMISILTPNDDKLITECRVRYLSFLGIGRNVKQCAFIMHTAQDIFIAHVFNCEPSSGALCKTIEAACKLRYQKCLDAHPQGFRNATSLNTPGGRGLGATLKSLVGSLTGRRNKQGES
- the LOC124185513 gene encoding protein Fe65 homolog isoform X1, with the protein product MLLCGELLSGSFVTAGAASVGPTGRGLWLPGCLRATSPRLISPYLPLLAELLATSYYTMALTQAQQNNLDNHPSADNLDLDGHDIDEDVFLAQKLENGLLSFENPNYHLDPARLDDALNSNSGSSLYDELYQELVGGGEVTGGGGGDGGVTRVQARRTYAALDLGSMGVDVTQGPLTQESGEDAADNTDNHNLRYSNEGVAEESTLVDDTLNGNPHVHVLDRADRSKGPTLPPQVSASSLTDSVGSIRCTRGPDQTERANATLRDYCEKPDNESEMGGIPHVEGGLNSDLYAVPVKRRQPKDHKDQKDLPLQPSTEKLPASEDIDAVDSEDKDENLPPGWEKHEDNDGPYYWHIKSGTIQREPPEAPLPSKSDSRRSLVKDNDSINNFHSIGGMVNTVTRSNTSSALDQDLENKRKEDLALKRRSYPARVDTESRDRPIRFAVRSLGWVEVAEEDLTPERSSKAVNKCIVDLSLGRNDLLDVVGRWGDGKDLFMDLDEGALKLIDPENLTVLNTQPIHTIRVWGVGRDNGRERDFAYVARDRSTRRHMCHVFRCDMPARTIANTLRDICKKIMIERSLHQNLAKPVDINGRTSLATRPTNLPTEHRRFHRNGQALVTQSFPTPMEEPKKVLRAQYLGSMQVSQASGMDVLNDAIDHMVTNTPNDQWRNVNVAVAPSMISILTPNDDKLITECRVRYLSFLGIGRNVKQCAFIMHTAQDIFIAHVFNCEPSSGALCKTIEAACKLRYQKCLDAHPQGFRNATSLNTPGGRGLGATLKSLVGSLTGRRNKQGES
- the LOC124185513 gene encoding protein Fe65 homolog isoform X7, giving the protein MVLHGVNQNGLLSFENPNYHLDPARLDDALNSNSGSSLYDELYQELVGGGEVTGGGGGDGGVTRVQARRTYAALDLGSMGVDVTQGPLTQESGEDAADNTDNHNLRYSNEGVAEESTLVDDTLNGNPHVHVLDRADRSKGPTLPPQVSASSLTDSVGSIRCTRGPDQTERANATLRDYCEKPDNESEMGGIPHVEGGLNSDLYAVPVKRRQPKDHKDQKDLPLQPSTEKLPASEDIDAVDSEDKDENLPPGWEKHEDNDGPYYWHIKSGTIQREPPEAPLPSKSDSRRSLVKDNDSINNFHSIGGMVNTVTRSNTSSALDQDLENKRKEDLALKRRSYPARVDTESRDRPIRFAVRSLGWVEVAEEDLTPERSSKAVNKCIVDLSLGRNDLLDVVGRWGDGKDLFMDLDEGALKLIDPENLTVLNTQPIHTIRVWGVGRDNGRERDFAYVARDRSTRRHMCHVFRCDMPARTIANTLRDICKKIMIERSLHQNLAKPVDINGRTSLATRPTNLPTEHRRFHRNGQALVTQSFPTPMEEPKKVLRAQYLGSMQVSQASGMDVLNDAIDHMVTNTPNDQWRNVNVAVAPSMISILTPNDDKLITECRVRYLSFLGIGRNVKQCAFIMHTAQDIFIAHVFNCEPSSGALCKTIEAACKLRYQKCLDAHPQGFRNATSLNTPGGRGLGATLKSLVGSLTGRRNKQGES
- the LOC124185513 gene encoding protein Fe65 homolog isoform X3, whose product is MLLCGELLSGSFVTAGAASVGPTGRGLWLPGCLRATSPRLISPYLPLLAELLATSYYTMALTQAQQNNLDNHPSADNLDLDGHDIDEDVFLENGLLSFENPNYHLDPARLDDALNSNSGSSLYDELYQELVGGGEVTGGGGGDGGVTRVQARRTYAALDLGSMGVDVTQGPLTQESGEDAADNTDNHNLRYSNEGVAEESTLVDDTLNGNPHVHVLDRADRSKGPTLPPQVSASSLTDSVGSIRCTRGPDQTERANATLRDYCEKPDNESEMGGIPHVEGGLNSDLYAVPVKRRQPKDHKDQKDLPLQPSTEKLPASEDIDAVDSEDKDENLPPGWEKHEDNDGPYYWHIKSGTIQREPPEAPLPSKSDSRRSLVKDNDSINNFHSIGGMVNTVTRSNTSSALDQDLENKRKEDLALKRRSYPARVDTESRDRPIRFAVRSLGWVEVAEEDLTPERSSKAVNKCIVDLSLGRNDLLDVVGRWGDGKDLFMDLDEGALKLIDPENLTVLNTQPIHTIRVWGVGRDNGRERDFAYVARDRSTRRHMCHVFRCDMPARTIANTLRDICKKIMIERSLHQNLAKPVDINGRTSLATRPTNLPTEHRRFHRNGQALVTQSFPTPMEEPKKVLRAQYLGSMQVSQASGMDVLNDAIDHMVTNTPNDQWRNVNVAVAPSMISILTPNDDKLITECRVRYLSFLGIGRNVKQCAFIMHTAQDIFIAHVFNCEPSSGALCKTIEAACKLRYQKCLDAHPQGFRNATSLNTPGGRGLGATLKSLVGSLTGRRNKQGES